In Fusarium oxysporum f. sp. lycopersici 4287 chromosome 2, whole genome shotgun sequence, a genomic segment contains:
- a CDS encoding hypothetical protein (At least one base has a quality score < 10), protein MPARGPPSPSSQPAKRQRQNSNDDGSPRNGQPSPQDRERERLQADGASASSTTASPSVAAKAGQSSNFRNVSACNRCRLRKNRCDQKLPSCASCAKAGVACVGYDPITKKEIPRSYVYYLETRVEQLENLLSANNIAFPPAENLELCSRIGTDTASINSATETGYSGPSEAGDRRPQSQAVESLKKKSGQSGFLNIVSPSKPRSLASASGVSFARVVYAAVQYSSSGQPNPNDPRNPRQPSGNGASLRDSFFGLHTRPSIKPASFPSKEVGLRLVRLYFEHSNPQIPILHRGEFMQTFERIYATQDPARGSRELYLLNMVFAIGCGVIVGEPVKSDSSGDAGADNKNRCEPEEYHASAIVHLESCLSNSGGGLEVLQAVLLLANFALLRPVPPGLWYIIGVAVRLAVDLGLHYEDDREIDSLPNESEQTDGAGSRENGTQTRGKKLWVRDMRRRLWWCTYSLDRLVSTCVGRPFGVSDQVITTEFPSLLDDDYITPTGLIDPPSDQLQPSYKHVAHHYFRLRLLQSEILQVLQYNQAQIAKAGVQGKFPDMHIHLPSPFLVQFDSFRSWRIDIDRRLYQWKTSAPSRQETGVMFSTEFLELNYWQAIIMLYRQSLSVPAMFEGEYNSSNEVNSPTAFQAELREDEDRIYLKVAEAGQKILRIYRQLHLSGLVSYTYLSTHHLFMAGISYLYAIWHSPIVRSRLSMDEVDFTILAAKSVLTDMIDKCPPAETCRDAFDRTAKATIKMASSTGGFGAPTARRQRSAWNTPPDSSKGTGQGRHRPQGSDQTSYQIDLSLSDSLSSPTLSVAGDGNAQPSPPMARSAEGYLLKSRSRGGPSPTDSGHKQEGSPIESGMVPSPIPRRVTSQPNGGGSYGGQQQQFNGQDYPDAQTMEFLQNLGASSNGDFTAMDQSQLDMGLSMNWEGLHHDFSEAPQMNPFDTFFFGGPQGGGGQDGGMNMSAQ, encoded by the exons ATGCCTGCGCGTGGCCCTCCGTCTCCGAGCTCGCAACCCGCAAAGCGACAGCGACAGAACTCGAATGACGATGGATCGCCGCGCAACGGCCAGCCGAGCCCCCAGGATCGTGAGCGCGAACGTCTCCAAGCCGATGGCgcttcagcatcttccaCTACCGCCTCTCCGTCAGTAGCGGCCAAGGCAGGCCAGAGCAGTAACTTTCGCAACGTCAGCGCCTGTAACCGTTGTCGCCTACGTAAAAATCGTTGTGATCAGAAGCTACCGAGCTGCGCAAGTTGCGCTAAGGCAGGAGTCGCTTGTGTTGGCTATGATCCCATCACAAAGAAGGAAATCCCACGCAG TTATGTTTACTATCTCGAAACCCGAGTCGAGCAGCTCGAGAACCTGCTTAGCGCCAATAACATCGCCTTCCCCCCAGCCGAAAACCTCGAATTGTGTTCTCGAATAGGCACCGACACCGCCAGTATCAACTCCGCCACCGAAACAGGTTATTCCGGACCATCAGAAGCCGGCGACCGCAGGCCTCAGAGCCAGGCGGTGGAATCGCTTAAGAAAAAGTCGGGCCAATCAGGGTTTCTCAACATCGTGAGCCCCTCGAAACCTCGGTCTTTAGCATCCGCATCTGGTGTCTCATTCGCCCGGGTCGTATATGCTGCAGTTCAGTATTCATCCTCTGGTCAACCGAATCCGAATGATCCAAGGAATCCTCGGCAACCAAGCGGCAATGGAGCTTCTCTTCGCGATTCGTTTTTCGGCCTTCATACCAGGCCGTCTATCAAGCCTGCAAGTTTTCCTAGTAAAGAAGTCGGCTTGCGGCTCGTGAGGTTATACTTTGAACACTCGAACCCTCAGATCCCAATTCTGCACAGAGGAGAGTTTATGCAGACATTCGAACGCATATATGCCACTCAGGATCCGGCCCGAGGCTCGCGAGAGCTGTATTTGTTGAATATGGTTTTCGCCATCGGCTGTGGTGTCATTGTTGGCGAGCCAGTGAAATCTGACTCATCTGGCGATGCTGGTGCAGACAACAAAAATCGATGTGAGCCAGAAGAGTATCACGCGAGCGCAATCGTGCACCTAGAATCGTGTTTGAGTAACAGTGGCGGAGGGTTAGAAGTTCTGCAAGCCGTACTTCTTCTGGCCAATTTCGCTCTGCTTCGACCTGTCCCCCCTGGCCTCTG GTACATTATTGGTGTTGCCGTTCGACTTGCCGTTGATCTCGGCCTTCACTATGAGGATGATAGGGAAATTGATTCCTTACCTAACGAAAGTGAACAGACTGATGGTGCTGGTTCCCGAGAGAATGGGACACAAACCCGGGGGAAGAAGTTGTGGGTGCGAGATATGAGGCGCCGTTTATGGTGGTGCACATACTCTCTCGATCGTCTGGTTAGCACATGCGTTGGAAGACCATTCGGCGTCAGCGATCAGGTCATCACAACTGAGTTTCCTTCGTTGTTGGACGACGACTATATTACGCCGACCGGGCTTATAGATCCACCATCAGATCAGCTCCAACCCAGCTACAAGCATGTTGCCCATCATTACTTCCGACTGCGGCTGCTGCAATCAGAAATTCTTCAGGTGTTGCAGTACAATCAAGCCCAGATCGCTAAGGCGGGTGTGCAGGGAAAGTTCCCAGATATGCACATTCATCTTCCATCGCCCTTCCTCGTACAGTTTGATTCGTTCCGTTCATGGCGCATAGATATCGATCGAAGGCTGTATCAGTGGAAGACGTCAGCACCATCGAGACAAGAGACGGGTGTCATGTTTTCGACCGAGTTCCTCGAGCTCAATTACTGGCAGGCAATCATAATGCTCTATCGTCAGAGTCTAAGTGTTCCCGCCATGTTCGAGGGTGAGTATAATTCATCAAATGAGGTTAACAGCCCAACGGCGTTCCAAGCAGAGCTTCGTGAAGACGAGGACCGAATCTACCTGAAAGTTGCAGAGGCAGGCCAAAAGATCCTCCGCATATATAGACAACTCCATCTCAGTGGGTTGGTGAGCTACACCTATCTTTCCACCCATCACCTGTTCATGGCGGGAATCTCGTACCTTTATGCTATTTGGCACTCGCCCATCGTACGAAGTCGCCTG AGCATGGATGAAGTGGACTTTACTATCCTCGCTGCCAAATCGGTTCTCACAGATATGATCGACAAGTGCCCTCCCGCCGAGACGTGCCGAGATGCGTTCGATCGAACAGCTAAGGCCACCATTAAAATGGCCTCTTCAACAGGCGGTTTCGGTGCCCCGACGGCCCGAAGACAACGTTCTGCGTGGAACACCCCACCGGACTCATCGAAAGGGACGGGGCAAGGACGTCACCGTCCGCAGGGCTCAGATCAGACGTCTTATCAGATTGATTTGTCGCTTTCTGACTCGCTCTCCTCTCCTACATTGTCTGTTGCAGGCGACGGGAATGCACAGCCATCGCCCCCGATGGCGCGATCAGCAGAGGGATATTTGCTCAAATCGCGAAGTCGAGGTGGACCAAGCCCTACAGACTCTGGCCATAAGCAAGAGGGATCACCTATAGAATCGGGAATGGTTCCCTCACCTATTCCTCGACGAGTGACATCCCAGCCCAACGGCGGAGGATCCTATGGTGGACAACAACAGCAATTCAACGGACAGGACTACCCAGATGCTCAAACAATGGAGTTCCTCCAGAATTTGGGCGCGTCATCGAACGGAGACTTCACCGCCATGGACCAGTCGCAGCTCGATATGGGTCTAAGCATGAACTGGGAGGGCCTTCACCATGACTTTAGTGAGGCGCCGCAGATGAACCCCTTTGACACGTTCTTCTTTGGAGGTCCCCAAGGAGGAGGTGGCCAAGACGGCGGCATGAACAT GTCTGCTCAGTGA
- a CDS encoding hypothetical protein (At least one base has a quality score < 10), protein MPARGPPSPSSQPAKRQRQNSNDDGSPRNGQPSPQDRERERLQADGASASSTTASPSVAAKAGQSSNFRNVSACNRCRLRKNRCDQKLPSCASCAKAGVACVGYDPITKKEIPRSYVYYLETRVEQLENLLSANNIAFPPAENLELCSRIGTDTASINSATETGYSGPSEAGDRRPQSQAVESLKKKSGQSGFLNIVSPSKPRSLASASGVSFARVVYAAVQYSSSGQPNPNDPRNPRQPSGNGASLRDSFFGLHTRPSIKPASFPSKEVGLRLVRLYFEHSNPQIPILHRGEFMQTFERIYATQDPARGSRELYLLNMVFAIGCGVIVGEPVKSDSSGDAGADNKNRCEPEEYHASAIVHLESCLSNSGGGLEVLQAVLLLANFALLRPVPPGLWYIIGVAVRLAVDLGLHYEDDREIDSLPNESEQTDGAGSRENGTQTRGKKLWVRDMRRRLWWCTYSLDRLVSTCVGRPFGVSDQVITTEFPSLLDDDYITPTGLIDPPSDQLQPSYKHVAHHYFRLRLLQSEILQVLQYNQAQIAKAGVQGKFPDMHIHLPSPFLVQFDSFRSWRIDIDRRLYQWKTSAPSRQETGVMFSTEFLELNYWQAIIMLYRQSLSVPAMFEGEYNSSNEVNSPTAFQAELREDEDRIYLKVAEAGQKILRIYRQLHLSGLVSYTYLSTHHLFMAGISYLYAIWHSPIVRSRLSMDEVDFTILAAKSVLTDMIDKCPPAETCRDAFDRTAKATIKMASSTGGFGAPTARRQRSAWNTPPDSSKGTGQGRHRPQGSDQTSYQIDLSLSDSLSSPTLSVAGDGNAQPSPPMARSAEGYLLKSRSRGGPSPTDSGHKQEGSPIESGMVPSPIPRRVTSQPNGGGSYGGQQQQFNGQDYPDAQTMEFLQNLGASSNGDFTAMDQSQLDMGLSMNWEGLHHDFSEAPQMNPFDTFFFGGPQGGGGQDGGMNM, encoded by the exons ATGCCTGCGCGTGGCCCTCCGTCTCCGAGCTCGCAACCCGCAAAGCGACAGCGACAGAACTCGAATGACGATGGATCGCCGCGCAACGGCCAGCCGAGCCCCCAGGATCGTGAGCGCGAACGTCTCCAAGCCGATGGCgcttcagcatcttccaCTACCGCCTCTCCGTCAGTAGCGGCCAAGGCAGGCCAGAGCAGTAACTTTCGCAACGTCAGCGCCTGTAACCGTTGTCGCCTACGTAAAAATCGTTGTGATCAGAAGCTACCGAGCTGCGCAAGTTGCGCTAAGGCAGGAGTCGCTTGTGTTGGCTATGATCCCATCACAAAGAAGGAAATCCCACGCAG TTATGTTTACTATCTCGAAACCCGAGTCGAGCAGCTCGAGAACCTGCTTAGCGCCAATAACATCGCCTTCCCCCCAGCCGAAAACCTCGAATTGTGTTCTCGAATAGGCACCGACACCGCCAGTATCAACTCCGCCACCGAAACAGGTTATTCCGGACCATCAGAAGCCGGCGACCGCAGGCCTCAGAGCCAGGCGGTGGAATCGCTTAAGAAAAAGTCGGGCCAATCAGGGTTTCTCAACATCGTGAGCCCCTCGAAACCTCGGTCTTTAGCATCCGCATCTGGTGTCTCATTCGCCCGGGTCGTATATGCTGCAGTTCAGTATTCATCCTCTGGTCAACCGAATCCGAATGATCCAAGGAATCCTCGGCAACCAAGCGGCAATGGAGCTTCTCTTCGCGATTCGTTTTTCGGCCTTCATACCAGGCCGTCTATCAAGCCTGCAAGTTTTCCTAGTAAAGAAGTCGGCTTGCGGCTCGTGAGGTTATACTTTGAACACTCGAACCCTCAGATCCCAATTCTGCACAGAGGAGAGTTTATGCAGACATTCGAACGCATATATGCCACTCAGGATCCGGCCCGAGGCTCGCGAGAGCTGTATTTGTTGAATATGGTTTTCGCCATCGGCTGTGGTGTCATTGTTGGCGAGCCAGTGAAATCTGACTCATCTGGCGATGCTGGTGCAGACAACAAAAATCGATGTGAGCCAGAAGAGTATCACGCGAGCGCAATCGTGCACCTAGAATCGTGTTTGAGTAACAGTGGCGGAGGGTTAGAAGTTCTGCAAGCCGTACTTCTTCTGGCCAATTTCGCTCTGCTTCGACCTGTCCCCCCTGGCCTCTG GTACATTATTGGTGTTGCCGTTCGACTTGCCGTTGATCTCGGCCTTCACTATGAGGATGATAGGGAAATTGATTCCTTACCTAACGAAAGTGAACAGACTGATGGTGCTGGTTCCCGAGAGAATGGGACACAAACCCGGGGGAAGAAGTTGTGGGTGCGAGATATGAGGCGCCGTTTATGGTGGTGCACATACTCTCTCGATCGTCTGGTTAGCACATGCGTTGGAAGACCATTCGGCGTCAGCGATCAGGTCATCACAACTGAGTTTCCTTCGTTGTTGGACGACGACTATATTACGCCGACCGGGCTTATAGATCCACCATCAGATCAGCTCCAACCCAGCTACAAGCATGTTGCCCATCATTACTTCCGACTGCGGCTGCTGCAATCAGAAATTCTTCAGGTGTTGCAGTACAATCAAGCCCAGATCGCTAAGGCGGGTGTGCAGGGAAAGTTCCCAGATATGCACATTCATCTTCCATCGCCCTTCCTCGTACAGTTTGATTCGTTCCGTTCATGGCGCATAGATATCGATCGAAGGCTGTATCAGTGGAAGACGTCAGCACCATCGAGACAAGAGACGGGTGTCATGTTTTCGACCGAGTTCCTCGAGCTCAATTACTGGCAGGCAATCATAATGCTCTATCGTCAGAGTCTAAGTGTTCCCGCCATGTTCGAGGGTGAGTATAATTCATCAAATGAGGTTAACAGCCCAACGGCGTTCCAAGCAGAGCTTCGTGAAGACGAGGACCGAATCTACCTGAAAGTTGCAGAGGCAGGCCAAAAGATCCTCCGCATATATAGACAACTCCATCTCAGTGGGTTGGTGAGCTACACCTATCTTTCCACCCATCACCTGTTCATGGCGGGAATCTCGTACCTTTATGCTATTTGGCACTCGCCCATCGTACGAAGTCGCCTG AGCATGGATGAAGTGGACTTTACTATCCTCGCTGCCAAATCGGTTCTCACAGATATGATCGACAAGTGCCCTCCCGCCGAGACGTGCCGAGATGCGTTCGATCGAACAGCTAAGGCCACCATTAAAATGGCCTCTTCAACAGGCGGTTTCGGTGCCCCGACGGCCCGAAGACAACGTTCTGCGTGGAACACCCCACCGGACTCATCGAAAGGGACGGGGCAAGGACGTCACCGTCCGCAGGGCTCAGATCAGACGTCTTATCAGATTGATTTGTCGCTTTCTGACTCGCTCTCCTCTCCTACATTGTCTGTTGCAGGCGACGGGAATGCACAGCCATCGCCCCCGATGGCGCGATCAGCAGAGGGATATTTGCTCAAATCGCGAAGTCGAGGTGGACCAAGCCCTACAGACTCTGGCCATAAGCAAGAGGGATCACCTATAGAATCGGGAATGGTTCCCTCACCTATTCCTCGACGAGTGACATCCCAGCCCAACGGCGGAGGATCCTATGGTGGACAACAACAGCAATTCAACGGACAGGACTACCCAGATGCTCAAACAATGGAGTTCCTCCAGAATTTGGGCGCGTCATCGAACGGAGACTTCACCGCCATGGACCAGTCGCAGCTCGATATGGGTCTAAGCATGAACTGGGAGGGCCTTCACCATGACTTTAGTGAGGCGCCGCAGATGAACCCCTTTGACACGTTCTTCTTTGGAGGTCCCCAAGGAGGAGGTGGCCAAGACGGCGGCATGAACATGTAA